Proteins from one Brevibacillus humidisoli genomic window:
- the spoIIIAB gene encoding stage III sporulation protein SpoIIIAB: protein MAKLIGAVLILFSASMIGWQISKSYANRPLQLRAWLLALQMLETEIVYGSTPLHRAFAKIGHRVLPAIGRIFLTAADQLITDEGQATQACWQTAMEKHWTGTALRKPEKDVLLGLGYILGNSDREDQQKHLRLAVTHLRALEEEARVEQTKYEKMYKTLGVLSGLLLVILMF, encoded by the coding sequence ATGGCCAAGCTGATCGGAGCCGTTTTGATCCTGTTTTCCGCTTCCATGATCGGATGGCAGATCAGCAAGTCCTACGCGAATCGCCCCCTGCAGCTGCGAGCATGGCTGCTTGCCTTGCAGATGCTGGAGACGGAGATTGTATACGGGTCAACCCCGCTTCATCGGGCTTTCGCCAAGATCGGGCACCGTGTCCTCCCGGCGATCGGTCGGATCTTTCTGACGGCTGCGGACCAACTGATCACAGATGAAGGACAAGCGACACAAGCCTGCTGGCAGACAGCGATGGAAAAACACTGGACAGGTACGGCTTTGCGCAAACCGGAAAAAGACGTACTGCTGGGCTTGGGCTACATTCTCGGAAATTCTGACCGTGAAGATCAGCAAAAGCATCTCAGATTGGCCGTTACGCACCTGCGCGCACTGGAAGAAGAAGCAAGAGTCGAGCAAACCAAGTATGAAAAGATGTACAAA